From a region of the Pukyongiella litopenaei genome:
- a CDS encoding DUF1513 domain-containing protein: MTHRRGFLAGLLAAGLVPRSGWAEAGSPAYLSAARSAGGDYVLVGLSETLDEVFRLPMPSRGHAAAAHPARPQAVAFARRPGMFALVIDCRTGQVAHQLTAPGGRHFYGHGVFSPDGTRLFTTENDHENARGVVGVWDVAAGYARMAEFGSGGVGPHDIALLPDGETLVLANGGIETHPDSGRAKLNIPTMAPNLSYLDFNGNLLDLAEPDRPLRRNSIRHLSVRRDGQVAFAMQWQDDTHDGVPLGGLHRRGGALSLFRAETGLWRDMQGYAGSIAFSRAGDRVALTSPRGNLFATFDARSLNLLEILRRSDVCGVAEARSGFATTGGDGSVALTGQPVRQVPGLAFDNHLVRVREF; this comes from the coding sequence GTGACCCATCGGCGAGGATTCCTGGCGGGACTGCTGGCTGCGGGCCTGGTGCCGCGATCCGGCTGGGCCGAGGCCGGATCGCCCGCCTATCTCAGCGCGGCCCGCAGCGCCGGTGGCGACTATGTCCTGGTCGGCCTGTCGGAAACGCTCGATGAGGTGTTCCGCCTGCCGATGCCGTCGCGCGGACATGCGGCGGCGGCGCATCCGGCACGGCCGCAGGCGGTGGCCTTTGCCCGCCGTCCCGGCATGTTTGCACTGGTGATCGATTGCCGGACCGGGCAGGTTGCGCACCAGCTCACCGCGCCCGGGGGGCGCCATTTCTATGGGCACGGGGTGTTTTCCCCCGACGGCACCCGGCTGTTCACGACCGAGAACGACCATGAGAACGCGCGCGGTGTCGTGGGCGTCTGGGACGTGGCGGCGGGATATGCCCGCATGGCCGAATTCGGCTCGGGCGGGGTCGGGCCGCATGACATCGCCCTGTTGCCGGATGGCGAAACCCTGGTGCTGGCCAATGGCGGCATCGAAACCCATCCCGACAGCGGCCGGGCCAAGCTCAACATCCCGACCATGGCGCCGAACCTGTCCTATCTCGATTTCAACGGCAACCTGCTGGACCTGGCCGAACCGGACCGGCCGCTGCGCCGCAACTCGATCCGCCACCTGTCGGTGCGCCGTGATGGCCAGGTCGCGTTTGCGATGCAGTGGCAGGATGACACCCATGACGGGGTGCCGTTGGGCGGGCTGCACCGGCGGGGCGGGGCGTTGTCCCTGTTCCGGGCCGAAACCGGGCTGTGGCGGGACATGCAGGGCTATGCGGGCAGCATCGCCTTTTCGCGCGCGGGCGATCGCGTCGCGCTGACCTCGCCCCGCGGCAACCTGTTTGCGACTTTCGACGCGCGGTCGCTGAACCTGCTGGAAATTCTGCGCCGGTCCGATGTCTGCGGGGTTGCCGAGGCCCGCTCCGGGTTCGCGACCACCGGCGGGGACGGGTCCGTGGCGCTAACTGGCCAGCCCGTCCGCCAGGTGCCGGGACTGGCCTTTGACAATCACCTCGTGCGGGTGCGCGAATTCTGA
- a CDS encoding imelysin family protein, producing the protein MRCRFTIFAATLCLCGPAAAETALSDTVALAVSDHVLPAVSAFEQGAGRLDDTARAGCGAGPDRLRAAFHATVDDWTRMSHLRFGPTEDEDRAFAIAFWPDSRGKTPKALAGLLSGDAALLEDADAFRQVSIAARGLYALEFLLFDEPTMTTGSAAARCLLVRAIARDVAANAVAIAGAWRGGYAADLTEPGEGRRYRSDTEAAQELFKALSTGLQFTADARLGRPLGGFDRPRPNRAELYRSGRSLRQVWLSLEATRDLALILAAGAPDLADRLDQAYAHALRQVDALADPSLAGVADPQGRLRIEALQQLVNDIRDLVTTELGPILGVAAGFNSLDGD; encoded by the coding sequence ATGCGGTGTCGTTTCACGATTTTCGCCGCGACGCTGTGCCTGTGCGGACCGGCCGCTGCCGAAACAGCCCTGAGCGATACGGTTGCGCTGGCCGTATCCGATCACGTCCTGCCTGCGGTGTCCGCCTTTGAACAGGGTGCGGGCCGCCTGGATGATACCGCGCGGGCCGGGTGCGGCGCGGGACCGGACCGCCTGCGCGCGGCGTTCCACGCCACGGTCGACGACTGGACGCGCATGAGCCACCTGCGGTTCGGCCCGACCGAGGACGAGGATCGTGCCTTTGCCATCGCGTTCTGGCCCGACAGCCGCGGCAAGACGCCCAAGGCGCTCGCCGGGCTGTTGTCGGGGGATGCGGCCCTGCTGGAGGACGCCGACGCGTTCCGGCAGGTTTCGATCGCCGCGCGCGGGCTCTATGCGCTCGAATTCCTGTTGTTCGACGAACCCACCATGACCACCGGCAGCGCCGCGGCCCGGTGCCTGCTGGTCCGGGCCATCGCGCGGGACGTTGCCGCGAATGCGGTGGCCATCGCCGGGGCGTGGCGCGGGGGATATGCTGCCGACCTCACCGAACCGGGCGAGGGCCGCCGCTATCGCAGCGACACCGAAGCGGCGCAGGAGCTGTTCAAGGCCCTGTCCACCGGGTTGCAATTCACCGCGGATGCGCGTTTGGGCCGTCCGCTGGGCGGCTTTGACCGGCCGCGCCCGAACCGGGCGGAACTGTACCGGTCGGGGCGGTCGCTGCGGCAGGTCTGGCTGTCTCTGGAAGCGACCCGCGACCTTGCGCTGATCCTGGCGGCAGGTGCCCCGGATCTGGCGGACCGACTGGACCAGGCCTATGCGCACGCGCTGCGCCAGGTTGACGCCCTGGCCGACCCCTCGCTGGCGGGCGTGGCCGACCCGCAGGGCCGGTTGCGGATCGAGGCCCTGCAGCAATTGGTGAACGACATCCGCGATCTCGTCACCACCGAGCTTGGCCCGATCCTGGGGGTGGCGGCGGGGTTCAATTCACTGGACGGAGACTGA
- a CDS encoding di-heme oxidoredictase family protein: MFPSPPIALGRILTRCAVAGLACAGTGVALAGQPDDPHLRIVPRTDAETARIEAVTAPATGFAAAEPFEEMSAGAATVRVRRNRDAFSQPSANMELARELDFKVGNGLFRKLWVSSPSSTRASDGLGPLFNARSCQRCHVKDGRGHPPEHEGDSPVSMFLRVSVPGGDAPDIPGYHATQPHPVYGGQLQDFTLAGLAAEYRLVIDYLDRVVELSEGETAILRAPTYTAAEPGHGAFGNDTMFSPRVAPQMIGLGLLEAVPAADILAWADPDDADGDGISGRPNIVWSREFDRPMLGRFGHKAGMPTIREQSAAAFARDIGISSPLFPAPWGDCTAGQPACRDAPHGDGDARVDEIDGTGMDLVTHYSRNLGVPARRRVADPQVLRGKQVFYDTACTSCHRPKFVTHRLEDRPEQSFQLIWPYTDMLLHDMGEGLADNRPEAVADGREWRTPPLWGIGLTRQVSGHSYFLHDGRARSLLEAILWHGGEAQAARDAVVAMSAADRQALIAFLESL, encoded by the coding sequence ATGTTTCCCAGCCCGCCAATTGCCCTCGGCCGGATCCTGACCCGCTGCGCGGTGGCGGGGCTGGCCTGTGCCGGAACCGGCGTGGCGCTGGCGGGGCAGCCCGATGACCCGCATCTGCGCATCGTGCCGCGCACCGATGCGGAAACCGCGCGGATCGAGGCGGTCACCGCGCCGGCCACCGGATTTGCCGCCGCCGAGCCCTTCGAGGAGATGAGCGCCGGGGCCGCGACGGTGCGGGTGCGGCGCAACCGCGACGCCTTTTCGCAGCCGTCGGCCAATATGGAGCTTGCGCGCGAACTGGATTTCAAGGTCGGCAACGGGCTCTTCCGCAAGCTCTGGGTGTCCTCTCCGTCCTCGACCCGGGCCAGCGACGGGCTCGGACCACTGTTCAATGCCCGGTCCTGCCAGCGCTGCCACGTCAAGGACGGGCGCGGCCATCCGCCCGAACATGAAGGGGACAGCCCGGTGTCGATGTTCCTGCGCGTTTCGGTGCCGGGCGGCGATGCGCCGGACATTCCGGGGTATCACGCCACGCAGCCGCACCCGGTCTATGGCGGGCAGTTGCAGGATTTCACCCTGGCCGGGCTGGCCGCCGAATACCGGCTGGTCATCGACTATCTCGACAGGGTCGTGGAGCTTTCGGAAGGGGAAACGGCGATCCTGCGCGCGCCCACATATACGGCCGCCGAGCCGGGCCATGGCGCGTTCGGCAACGATACCATGTTCAGCCCGCGCGTCGCGCCGCAGATGATCGGACTGGGCCTGCTCGAGGCGGTGCCGGCCGCGGACATCCTCGCATGGGCCGATCCCGACGATGCCGATGGCGACGGCATCTCGGGGCGGCCCAACATCGTCTGGTCGCGCGAATTCGACCGGCCGATGCTGGGCCGGTTCGGCCACAAGGCCGGGATGCCGACCATCCGCGAACAATCCGCTGCCGCATTTGCGAGGGATATCGGCATTTCCAGCCCGCTCTTTCCCGCCCCGTGGGGCGATTGCACCGCCGGTCAGCCAGCCTGCCGCGATGCCCCGCACGGGGACGGCGATGCCCGGGTCGACGAGATCGACGGGACCGGCATGGATCTCGTGACCCATTACAGCCGCAACCTGGGCGTTCCGGCCCGCCGCAGGGTCGCGGATCCGCAGGTGCTGCGGGGCAAGCAGGTCTTCTATGACACCGCCTGCACATCCTGTCACCGGCCCAAATTTGTGACCCACCGGCTCGAAGACCGGCCCGAGCAGAGTTTTCAGTTGATCTGGCCCTATACCGACATGCTGCTGCATGACATGGGCGAGGGGCTGGCCGACAACCGCCCCGAGGCGGTCGCCGATGGCCGCGAATGGCGCACGCCGCCGCTATGGGGGATCGGGCTGACCCGGCAGGTCAGCGGCCATAGCTATTTCCTGCATGACGGTCGGGCGCGCAGCCTGCTCGAGGCGATCCTGTGGCATGGCGGCGAGGCGCAGGCCGCGCGCGATGCCGTTGTCGCCATGTCCGCCGCCGACCGTCAGGCGCTGATTGCCTTTCTGGAGAGCCTCTGA
- a CDS encoding DUF6522 family protein, with protein sequence MNAVEKQDDGFVVDAGIVAEAFGIPASKVRTLMREGAITTISETGQGEDEGRWRLTFRYGARALRLTVDETGAILARSTYPVAPRDTADPA encoded by the coding sequence ATGAACGCGGTCGAAAAACAGGATGACGGCTTTGTGGTGGATGCCGGGATCGTCGCCGAGGCCTTTGGCATTCCGGCGTCGAAGGTCCGGACCCTGATGCGCGAAGGCGCGATCACCACGATCAGCGAGACCGGGCAGGGCGAGGACGAAGGCCGCTGGCGGCTGACATTCCGCTATGGCGCGCGCGCCTTGCGCCTGACGGTGGACGAAACGGGCGCGATTCTGGCCCGGTCAACTTATCCGGTAGCGCCGCGCGATACGGCCGACCCGGCCTGA
- a CDS encoding hexameric tyrosine-coordinated heme protein, with protein MTSWLPTLITATPEEGYELAIKLSRVAVKATQPDADIRDRLRPEYAEDAEALIAVSHVVATHFATVAAANDYWRQTE; from the coding sequence ATGACAAGCTGGCTGCCGACATTGATCACCGCCACCCCGGAAGAGGGTTATGAACTGGCCATCAAGCTGTCGCGCGTGGCGGTCAAGGCGACCCAGCCCGACGCCGATATCCGTGACCGTCTGCGGCCTGAATATGCCGAGGATGCCGAGGCGCTGATCGCCGTCAGCCATGTGGTCGCCACCCATTTCGCCACCGTTGCCGCGGCGAATGACTATTGGCGCCAGACCGAATGA
- a CDS encoding Rrf2 family transcriptional regulator, with protein MRLTSFTDYGLRMLMRMASAPGQAFSTADLAQEFGLSRNHLTKIMQQLARGGIVETRRGGGGGATLRHPPAEIRLGDVVRLLEQGQVLVECFGADGNACTIDGCCRLKSRLRRAEHRFLEDLNLSTLADIALPARAAA; from the coding sequence ATGCGTCTGACATCCTTTACCGATTACGGGCTGCGCATGCTGATGCGGATGGCCAGCGCGCCGGGACAGGCGTTTTCGACCGCCGATCTGGCGCAGGAATTCGGGTTGTCGCGGAATCACTTGACCAAGATCATGCAGCAGCTGGCCCGTGGCGGCATCGTCGAAACCCGGCGCGGCGGGGGCGGGGGCGCGACCCTGCGGCACCCGCCCGCCGAGATCCGGCTGGGCGACGTGGTGCGGCTGCTCGAACAGGGCCAGGTCCTGGTCGAGTGTTTCGGCGCTGACGGCAATGCCTGCACCATCGACGGGTGCTGTCGGCTGAAATCGCGGCTGCGCCGGGCCGAGCATCGGTTTCTGGAAGATCTGAACCTGTCCACACTCGCGGACATCGCCTTGCCCGCCCGCGCGGCCGCCTGA
- a CDS encoding group III truncated hemoglobin: MSSVDSPVAYPVDPDLVSVRPQMTATLMAQTGLDDEILTLLVHRFYAKVRADPVLGPIFDARIDDWEPHLERMSAFWSSVALMTGRYRGAPVPAHASLPVNWSDFERWLVLFRETARETCTPEGADHLIERAERIARSLHMAVEDAKPRSVPSLL; this comes from the coding sequence ATGTCCTCAGTCGATTCCCCAGTCGCTTACCCGGTCGATCCCGACCTCGTTTCGGTGCGCCCCCAGATGACCGCCACGCTGATGGCGCAGACCGGTCTCGACGACGAGATCCTCACCCTGCTGGTGCATCGCTTCTATGCCAAGGTGCGCGCCGACCCGGTGCTGGGCCCGATCTTTGATGCGCGGATCGACGACTGGGAGCCCCATCTCGAACGCATGTCGGCCTTCTGGTCTTCGGTGGCGCTGATGACCGGGCGCTATCGCGGCGCCCCGGTGCCCGCTCATGCCAGCCTGCCGGTCAACTGGTCCGACTTTGAACGCTGGCTGGTGCTGTTCCGGGAAACCGCCCGCGAAACCTGCACGCCCGAAGGGGCGGATCATTTGATCGAACGGGCAGAGCGGATCGCGCGGTCTCTGCATATGGCGGTCGAGGATGCGAAACCCCGCTCGGTTCCGTCGCTGCTCTGA
- a CDS encoding DUF488 domain-containing protein translates to MNPGPPHPTKDIRVKRIYRAARVSDGRRILVDRIWPRGMAKHRARLHSWERDIAPSDDLRTWFHAHPDRWDDFAARYGAELDQHRDKLREIADHAREGIVTLLYASKDEDHNNAVVLRRYLCQLLDQDEKGDR, encoded by the coding sequence ATGAACCCCGGCCCGCCCCACCCGACCAAAGACATCCGCGTCAAGCGGATCTATCGGGCCGCCCGCGTCTCGGACGGGCGGCGGATCCTGGTCGATCGCATCTGGCCGCGCGGAATGGCAAAGCATCGCGCGCGCCTGCATTCCTGGGAGCGCGACATCGCCCCGAGCGACGATCTGCGGACATGGTTTCACGCCCATCCCGACCGCTGGGACGATTTCGCGGCACGCTATGGCGCCGAACTCGACCAGCATCGCGACAAGCTGCGGGAGATCGCGGACCATGCGCGGGAGGGCATCGTGACGCTGCTCTATGCCTCCAAGGACGAGGACCACAACAACGCGGTCGTCCTGCGCCGCTATCTGTGCCAGCTTCTGGACCAGGATGAGAAAGGCGACCGATGA
- a CDS encoding 5-formyltetrahydrofolate cyclo-ligase: protein MSDPFKSFRCQGGFSSPPCYAAEIAPDYFDPLAVDAQQASDVARWRKAERARLRAARMALSVAERNAIGAALAGHLRGLLRDRFVGARGMVLSAYWPIKGEPDLRPLMAELHAAGVVIALPIVETKAAPLVFRRWTPDTRMVRGDWNIPVPPPDAPAITPQITLAPLVGWTRDGYRLGYGGGYFDRTLAALSPRPHSIGIGFDMAVLPTIYPQPHDIPLDHILTETGEQTGENPG from the coding sequence ATGAGCGACCCCTTCAAGAGCTTTCGCTGCCAGGGCGGGTTTTCGTCACCGCCCTGCTATGCGGCAGAGATTGCCCCCGACTATTTCGATCCGCTGGCCGTCGATGCGCAACAGGCCAGTGATGTGGCCCGGTGGCGCAAGGCCGAACGGGCGCGGCTGCGGGCGGCGCGGATGGCCCTGTCGGTTGCCGAACGCAACGCGATCGGCGCGGCGCTAGCCGGACACCTGCGCGGGCTGTTGCGCGACCGGTTCGTTGGCGCGCGCGGGATGGTGTTGTCCGCCTACTGGCCGATCAAGGGCGAACCCGATCTGCGCCCGCTGATGGCCGAACTGCACGCCGCCGGCGTGGTGATCGCGCTGCCGATCGTCGAGACAAAGGCCGCCCCGCTGGTGTTCCGGCGCTGGACGCCCGACACGCGGATGGTGCGCGGCGACTGGAACATACCCGTGCCGCCGCCCGATGCGCCGGCCATCACCCCCCAGATCACGCTGGCCCCGCTGGTCGGATGGACGCGGGACGGCTATCGGCTCGGCTATGGCGGGGGGTATTTCGACCGGACGCTGGCGGCGCTGTCGCCCCGGCCCCACAGCATCGGCATCGGCTTTGACATGGCGGTGCTGCCCACGATCTATCCGCAACCGCATGACATCCCGCTCGACCATATCCTGACCGAGACGGGCGAACAAACCGGTGAGAACCCCGGCTGA
- a CDS encoding DNA polymerase III subunit chi, with the protein MGAVYFYHLTRQPLERTLPMLLGKARTAGWRVAVRGVNADRLAWLDDQLWLGPEDQFPAHGLAGGPHDADQPVLLTTGAAANGAQCVMCIDGAGIGADEVAALDRACVLFDGNDPAALDRARAQWSALTGAGAAAQYWSEASGRWEKKAER; encoded by the coding sequence ATGGGCGCGGTCTACTTCTATCACCTGACCCGGCAGCCGCTCGAGCGGACCCTGCCGATGCTGCTGGGCAAGGCCCGCACCGCCGGCTGGCGGGTGGCGGTGCGCGGGGTGAACGCGGACCGGCTGGCCTGGCTCGACGACCAGCTGTGGCTGGGCCCCGAGGACCAGTTCCCCGCCCACGGCCTGGCCGGCGGGCCCCATGATGCCGACCAGCCGGTGCTGCTGACCACGGGCGCGGCCGCGAACGGGGCGCAGTGTGTCATGTGCATCGACGGGGCCGGGATCGGCGCCGATGAGGTGGCCGCGCTGGATCGGGCCTGCGTGCTGTTCGACGGCAACGACCCGGCGGCGCTGGACCGCGCCCGCGCCCAGTGGTCGGCGCTGACCGGGGCCGGCGCGGCGGCGCAATACTGGTCCGAGGCATCGGGGCGCTGGGAAAAGAAGGCCGAACGCTGA
- a CDS encoding VOC family protein — translation MLIPATRYHDCEAALSFITGVLGLHAHSVYRDDAGAIVHAQIALGRGMMMFGPHGDGEFDRFMVDPAQAGGETTTIYAVVDDVAAARDRAVSGGAEIVMPMRDQDYGGSSFTIRDPEGHIWTFGDYDPWPTED, via the coding sequence ATGTTGATTCCCGCGACGCGCTATCACGATTGCGAGGCGGCGCTGTCCTTCATCACCGGCGTGCTGGGGCTGCATGCCCATTCGGTCTATCGCGACGATGCCGGGGCGATCGTTCACGCGCAGATCGCCCTGGGCCGGGGCATGATGATGTTCGGCCCCCATGGGGACGGGGAATTCGACCGTTTCATGGTGGACCCGGCGCAGGCGGGCGGCGAAACCACAACCATCTACGCGGTGGTCGATGATGTCGCGGCGGCGCGGGATCGCGCGGTTTCCGGCGGCGCCGAGATCGTGATGCCGATGCGGGATCAGGATTACGGCGGCTCCAGTTTCACCATTCGCGACCCCGAAGGGCATATCTGGACCTTTGGCGACTACGATCCCTGGCCCACCGAAGACTGA
- a CDS encoding leucyl aminopeptidase has translation MTRPTPIRFVETDLDSMAEAEGRVAVLLAPDGRMNPAARRANRLTRGALARLVDSDGFAKAKPGDVISLAWPAGLRAEALDVLLLAPNATDLDARRGGAKLAARKGDKPLVLFAASHRRVAELALGLALRDYRFDAHKTGEESGAGRTPAGIVIQHNSPDAADEAAAPLLAVAEGAHMTRDLVNEPANVLTTTEFAARAEELRGLGLEVEVLDEDRLQELGMRTLLSVGQGSESPTKVVVMQWKGGRDGDAPLALVGKGVVFDTGGISLKPAAGMEEMTMDMGGAGVVTGTMRALALRKARANVVGLIGLVENMPSGNATRPGDVVHSMKGDTVEIINTDAEGRLVLADVLWYAQDRFDPAGVIDLATLTGAIVIGLGHENAGVFSNDDSLCNAFLKAAAAEGEGAWRMPLGKAYDKALKSRIADMKNVGGRPAGSITAAQFLQRFIKDGTPWIHLDIAGVASVGNDTDFAPKGATGWGVAALNRLIQDRFETGM, from the coding sequence ATGACCCGTCCCACCCCGATCCGCTTTGTCGAAACCGATCTCGATTCGATGGCCGAGGCCGAGGGCCGGGTGGCCGTGCTGCTGGCGCCCGACGGGCGGATGAACCCGGCGGCGCGGCGGGCCAATCGGCTGACCCGGGGCGCCCTGGCGCGGCTGGTGGACAGCGACGGGTTCGCCAAGGCCAAGCCGGGCGACGTGATTTCGCTGGCCTGGCCCGCGGGCCTGCGGGCCGAGGCGCTGGACGTGCTGCTGCTGGCTCCGAACGCGACCGATCTGGATGCCCGCCGCGGCGGCGCCAAACTGGCCGCCCGGAAGGGCGACAAGCCGCTCGTGCTGTTCGCGGCCAGCCATCGCAGGGTCGCCGAACTGGCACTCGGGCTGGCACTGCGCGACTATCGGTTCGACGCGCACAAGACGGGCGAGGAAAGCGGCGCCGGACGGACGCCCGCCGGGATCGTGATCCAGCACAACAGCCCCGATGCCGCGGACGAGGCCGCCGCGCCGCTGCTCGCGGTGGCCGAGGGCGCGCACATGACCCGCGACCTGGTCAACGAGCCGGCCAACGTGCTGACCACCACCGAGTTTGCCGCGCGGGCCGAGGAATTGCGCGGTCTTGGCCTCGAGGTCGAGGTGCTGGACGAGGACAGGCTGCAGGAACTGGGCATGCGCACCCTGCTGAGCGTGGGGCAGGGTTCCGAAAGCCCGACCAAGGTCGTGGTGATGCAGTGGAAGGGCGGCCGGGACGGTGACGCGCCGCTGGCGCTCGTCGGCAAGGGGGTCGTATTCGACACCGGCGGCATTTCGCTGAAACCGGCGGCGGGCATGGAGGAGATGACCATGGACATGGGCGGGGCCGGCGTCGTCACCGGCACCATGCGCGCGCTGGCGCTGCGCAAGGCCCGGGCCAATGTTGTCGGCCTGATCGGGCTGGTCGAAAACATGCCGTCCGGCAACGCGACACGGCCCGGCGACGTGGTGCATTCGATGAAGGGCGACACGGTCGAGATCATCAACACCGATGCCGAGGGGCGCCTGGTGCTGGCCGATGTGCTCTGGTACGCGCAGGACCGGTTCGACCCCGCCGGGGTGATTGATCTGGCCACGCTGACCGGTGCCATCGTGATCGGGCTCGGACATGAAAACGCGGGCGTGTTCTCCAACGATGACAGCCTGTGCAACGCCTTTCTCAAGGCCGCCGCCGCCGAGGGCGAGGGCGCGTGGCGGATGCCGCTGGGCAAGGCCTATGACAAGGCGTTGAAATCGCGCATCGCGGACATGAAGAACGTGGGCGGGCGCCCCGCGGGTTCGATCACCGCCGCGCAGTTCCTGCAGCGGTTCATCAAGGATGGAACGCCGTGGATTCACCTCGACATCGCCGGGGTCGCATCGGTCGGCAACGACACCGATTTCGCGCCCAAGGGCGCAACCGGCTGGGGTGTCGCGGCGCTCAACCGGCTGATTCAGGACCGGTTCGAAACCGGGATGTGA
- the lptF gene encoding LPS export ABC transporter permease LptF, whose product MSRYDRYVLSQLLLFFGFSALILVSVFWINRAVVLFDRLIGDGQSALVFFEFTALILPNLIRMVLPMAAFAAAVWVTNRLNSESELTVMQATGSSPWRLARPALAFGLITALMMSILTHVLMPASIKQLAVREAEMARNVTARLLTEGDFLHPTAGVTFYIREIDPDGTLRDVFLSDRRDETRETTYTAAEAYLVRDGDRGNLIMVNGMAQRLDADTNSLSTTVFTDFSYDISALIKERDKGSRNIREIPTLELIRDRAGIAKTENYSEGQLAEELHLRFARALVCIAVALIGYSTLMLGSYSRFGVWRQVLAAFVLLILLEVMRGVVSEPVLKNPAMWPIIYLPTVTGLAVAALFMQVASRPVSALVPWRRTARRDRSGRGEPA is encoded by the coding sequence TTGTCACGCTACGACAGATATGTGCTGTCGCAGTTGCTGCTGTTTTTCGGTTTCTCGGCGCTGATTCTGGTGTCGGTGTTCTGGATCAACCGCGCGGTGGTCCTGTTCGACCGGCTGATCGGCGACGGGCAATCGGCGCTGGTGTTCTTTGAGTTCACCGCGCTGATCCTGCCCAACCTGATCCGCATGGTGCTGCCGATGGCGGCCTTTGCCGCCGCCGTATGGGTCACCAACCGGCTGAATTCAGAGAGCGAACTGACGGTGATGCAGGCCACCGGCTCCAGCCCCTGGCGGCTGGCGCGCCCGGCGCTGGCCTTCGGGCTGATCACCGCGCTGATGATGAGCATCCTCACCCATGTCCTGATGCCCGCGTCGATCAAGCAGCTGGCGGTGCGCGAGGCCGAAATGGCCCGCAACGTCACCGCGCGGCTGCTGACCGAAGGCGATTTCCTGCACCCCACGGCGGGCGTGACCTTCTATATCCGGGAAATCGACCCGGACGGCACCCTGCGCGACGTGTTCCTGTCCGACCGGCGCGACGAGACCCGCGAAACCACCTATACGGCGGCCGAGGCCTACCTGGTGCGCGACGGCGACCGCGGCAACCTGATCATGGTCAACGGCATGGCGCAGCGGCTGGACGCGGACACCAACAGTCTGTCCACCACGGTGTTTACCGATTTTTCCTATGACATCAGCGCCCTGATCAAGGAACGCGACAAGGGCAGCCGCAACATCCGCGAGATCCCCACCCTCGAGCTCATCCGGGACCGCGCCGGCATCGCGAAGACCGAGAATTACAGCGAAGGCCAGCTCGCCGAGGAGCTGCACCTGCGCTTTGCCCGTGCGCTGGTCTGTATCGCGGTGGCGCTGATCGGGTATTCGACGCTGATGCTGGGCAGCTATTCGCGGTTCGGCGTCTGGCGGCAGGTGCTGGCGGCCTTCGTGCTGCTGATCCTGCTCGAGGTCATGCGCGGGGTGGTGTCCGAACCGGTGCTGAAAAACCCCGCCATGTGGCCGATCATCTACCTGCCCACCGTGACCGGGCTCGCCGTCGCGGCATTGTTCATGCAGGTCGCGTCACGGCCCGTTTCCGCCCTGGTCCCGTGGCGCCGCACCGCTCGCCGCGACCGGTCCGGCCGAGGTGAACCGGCATGA